In a single window of the Ciconia boyciana chromosome 7, ASM3463844v1, whole genome shotgun sequence genome:
- the LOC140654334 gene encoding vitamin D3 hydroxylase-associated protein-like: protein MIQQQLRQLLPEKEVDPSAALTLLCGSVAAVVVWKWLGKRQIQKKMEEAQRTRDEGVKKMAKAVQQFREQVPSVQTDAILSLPLLELTDRLREGSLSPRTVLYTYLEKALEVTQQTNCLRHFIPECEEQLQEIQRQREKGLLYGIPVSIKDHIGHKGHLSTCGLVQCLGTPVQEDSVLVKVLKRQGAIPFAMTNVPQSLFNYDCSNPIFGQTLNPFNPQKSPGGSSGGEGALIAGGGSILGIGSDIGGSIRLPSSFCGLCGLKPTAKRLSLSGVGDPVSGILAVPCALGPMARDVDSLALCMKALLCQEMFQLDPTVPPIPFDEEVYSSSAPLRVGYYDTDGYFPLPPCMRRAVRETRGALQAAGHQLVPFSPPRIHYVMTELFLKTFFADGGRAWLDLFTGDIVDPSLKSQVNCCKIPRLGKKLLALILKPLFPRLADYLSALGGMRSVKEMWDHHHQIEAYRTEFIARWRELRLDVVLCPVLGPAFTAGYPGKLLTAISSTMLYNVLNFPAGVVPVSTVTEADEEELKLYQGCCDDPWDRTLKQAVAGAVGLPVAVQCVALPWQEELCLRLMKEVETLSREKRAA from the exons ATGATCCAGCAACAGCTGAGACAGCTCCTGCCAGAGAAGGAGGTGGATCCTTCTGCTGCCCTCACCCTGCTCTGTGGATCGGTGGCAGCTGTGGTGGTCTGGAAATGGCTGGGCAAAAGGCAGatccagaagaaaatggaagaggctCAGAGGACCCGGGATGAGGGTGTGAAGAAAATGGCAAAGGCTGTCCAGCAGTTCAGGGAGCAG GTCCCCAGTGTCCAGACAGATGCCAtcctgtccctgcccctgctggAACTCACTGACAGACTGCGGGAAGGGTCTCTGTCCCCCAGGACTGTCCTCTACACCTACTTAGAGAAG GCCCTGGAAGTGACCCAGCAGACAAACTGCTTGCGACATTTTATCCCAGAGTGTGAGGAGCAGCTCCAGGAAATACAACGGCAGAGGGAGAAAGGGCTGCTCTATGGCATTCCCGTCAGCATCAAGGATCACATCGGCCACAAG GGACATCTGTCAACCTGTGGGCTTGTGCAATGCCTGGGCACTCCGGTGCAGGAGGACAGTGTCCTAGTCAAAGTTTTGAAGAGACAGGGGGCCATCCCATTTGCAATGACCAACGTGCCGCAATCCCTCTTCAA ctACGACTGCAGCAATCCCATCTTCGGCCAGACCTTGAACCCCTTCAACCCCCAGAAGAGCCCCGGGGGCTCCTcgggaggggagggagctcTGATCGCAGGGGGAGGCTCCATCCTGGGCATCGGCTCAGACATCGGTGGCAGCATCCGCCTGCCGTCCAGCTTCTGTGGGCTGTGCGGGCTCAAACCCACGGCCAAGAGGCTCAG cCTGTCTGGAGTGGGTGACCCAGTCAGCGGGATCCTGGCAG TTCCTTGCGCGCTGGGGCCCATGGCGAGGGACGTGGACAGCCTGGCCCTGTGCATGAAGGCGCTGCTCTGCCAGGAGATGTTCCAGCTGGACCCCACCgtgccccccatccccttcGATGAGGAG GTGtactccagctctgctcccctgcgGGTCGGGTACTACGACACAGACGGCTACTTCCCGCTGCCCCCGTGCATGCGGCGGGCGGTGCGGGAAACAAGgggggctctgcaggcagccgGGCACCAG CTGGTGCCCTTTTCTCCACCTCGGATCCACTATGTCATGACTGAACTGTTTTTGAAGACGTTTTTTGCTGATGGAGGCCGTGCTTGGTTGGACTTATT CACAGGAGATATTGTAGATCCAAGCTTGAAATCACAGGTGAATTGCTGCAAGATCCCGAGGCTGGGGAAGAAGCTCCTGGCTCTGATTCTTAAACCTCTG TTTCCCCGCCTGGCTGACTATCTGAGCGCCTTGGGTGGAATGAG GTCAGTGAAGGAGATGTGGGATCATCACCATCAAATAGAG gCATACCGCACCGAGTTCATCGCCCGGTGGAGGGAACTCCGGCTGGACGTTGTGCTGTGCCCTGTCCTGGGGCCTGCCTTCACCGCGGGATACCCCGGGAAACTCCTCA cTGCCATCTCCTCCACGATGCTGTACAATGTCTTGAACTTCCCTGCTGGGGTTGTACCTGTCAGCACGGTGACAGAAGCTGATGAGGAAGAGCTAAAGCTTTACCAAGGATGCTGTGATGACCCCTGGGACCGGACGCTGAAACAG gctgtggcAGGAGCCGTGGGGCTGCCCGTGGCTGTGCAGTGCGTGGCCTTGCCgtggcaggaggagctgtgcctCCGGTTGATGAAGGAGGTGGAGACCCTCAGCCGTGAGAAGAGAGCTGCATAG
- the NSUN4 gene encoding 5-cytosine rRNA methyltransferase NSUN4 isoform X1, translated as MAAAALGGRGRAAAALLRRGPPPGLGAGPRRHRYKEKWAATAPRILPTRLALHHFDMSYSLQLKDLWPSVRASLLCEQKYGALLNNFSPVDHVTQELELLNATDFVSEAPRKAQRSQRGAATEEAGRGESRAQEGSGEGRTVMQAETMTQAEMSPPLRASISSNIKCYTFPRGDITRFRPARPDTLGLLDYYLMDAASLLPVLALDVQPDDFVLDLCAAPGGKTLALLQTGVCGHLAANDVSLSRTKRLYQILHSYVPKEIRETVSVTSYDGRDWGHLEGGTFHKVLVDVPCTTDRHSVMEEDNNIFHKRRTKERQMLPMLQLQLLMAGILATKPGGEVVYSTCSLSPLQNEHVIERAVEIAETEFNISIHVEDLSHFRTLFQDTFSFFSDCRLGELVLPHLTANFGPMYFCKLRRM; from the exons atggcggcggcggcgctgggcgggcgcgggcgggcggcggcagcgctgctgcggcgggggccgccgccggggctgggagcggggccgcgccggcaCCGGTACAAGGAGAAGTGG gcTGCTACGGCCCCCCGCATCCTGCCCACGCGGCTGGCCCTGCACCACTTCGACATGAGCTACAGCTTGCAGCTGAAGGACCTGTGGCCCTCTGTCCGTGCCAGCCTGCTCTGCGAGCAGAAGTACGGTGCCCTCCTCAACAACTTCTCTCCCGTCGACCACGTCACCcaagagctggagctgctgaatGCCACCGATTTTGTTTCCGAAGCTCCCAGAAAGGCGCAGCGATCGCAGCGGGGCGCAGCCACAGAAGAagcggggagaggggaaagcagggCCCAGGAGGGGTCTGGCGAGGGCAGGACAGTGATGCAGGCAGAGACGATGACACAGGCAGAGATGTCACCACCGCTTCGTGCCTCCATCAGCTCCAACATCAAGTGTTACACCTTCCCCAGGGGCGACATCACACGCTTTCGCCCTGCACG GCCGGACACTCTGGGGCTTCTCGACTACTATCTCATGGACgcagcatctctcctgcccGTCCTGGCGCTCGACGTGCAGCCGGATGACTTTGTCCTCGACCTCTGTGCGGCTCCGGGTGGCAAGactctggctctgctgcagactGGGGTTTGTG GGCATCTGGCAGCCAACGACGTCTCCCTTTCCCGGACAAAGAGGCTGTACCAGATTCTCCATAGCTACGTTCCCAAAGAAATCAGGGAAACTGTGAGTGTCACGTCCTACGACGGAAGGGACTGGGGGCATCTGGAAGGTGGCACTTTCCATAAG gtcctGGTGGATGTCCCCTGCACGACGGACAGGCACTCTGTCATGGAGGAGGACAACAACATCTTCCACAAGAGGCGAACCAAGGAGCGTCAGatgttgcccatgctgcagctgcagctgctgat ggctgggatcCTCGCTACGAAGCCGGGAGGAGAGGTGGTGTATTCTACATGCTCCCTCTCCCCGCTGCAGAACGAGCACGTGATCGAGAGAGCAGTAGAAATTGCAGAAACCGAGTTTAACATCAGTATCCACGTTGAGGACTTGAGCCACTTTCGGACACTCTTCCAGGACACGTTTTCCTTCTTCTCGGATTGCCGGCTGGGGGAGCTTGTTCTGCCTCACCTCACAGCCAACTTTGGACCTATGTATTTCTGCAAATTACGTCGGATGTAG
- the NSUN4 gene encoding 5-cytosine rRNA methyltransferase NSUN4 isoform X2 yields MSYSLQLKDLWPSVRASLLCEQKYGALLNNFSPVDHVTQELELLNATDFVSEAPRKAQRSQRGAATEEAGRGESRAQEGSGEGRTVMQAETMTQAEMSPPLRASISSNIKCYTFPRGDITRFRPARPDTLGLLDYYLMDAASLLPVLALDVQPDDFVLDLCAAPGGKTLALLQTGVCGHLAANDVSLSRTKRLYQILHSYVPKEIRETVSVTSYDGRDWGHLEGGTFHKVLVDVPCTTDRHSVMEEDNNIFHKRRTKERQMLPMLQLQLLMAGILATKPGGEVVYSTCSLSPLQNEHVIERAVEIAETEFNISIHVEDLSHFRTLFQDTFSFFSDCRLGELVLPHLTANFGPMYFCKLRRM; encoded by the exons ATGAGCTACAGCTTGCAGCTGAAGGACCTGTGGCCCTCTGTCCGTGCCAGCCTGCTCTGCGAGCAGAAGTACGGTGCCCTCCTCAACAACTTCTCTCCCGTCGACCACGTCACCcaagagctggagctgctgaatGCCACCGATTTTGTTTCCGAAGCTCCCAGAAAGGCGCAGCGATCGCAGCGGGGCGCAGCCACAGAAGAagcggggagaggggaaagcagggCCCAGGAGGGGTCTGGCGAGGGCAGGACAGTGATGCAGGCAGAGACGATGACACAGGCAGAGATGTCACCACCGCTTCGTGCCTCCATCAGCTCCAACATCAAGTGTTACACCTTCCCCAGGGGCGACATCACACGCTTTCGCCCTGCACG GCCGGACACTCTGGGGCTTCTCGACTACTATCTCATGGACgcagcatctctcctgcccGTCCTGGCGCTCGACGTGCAGCCGGATGACTTTGTCCTCGACCTCTGTGCGGCTCCGGGTGGCAAGactctggctctgctgcagactGGGGTTTGTG GGCATCTGGCAGCCAACGACGTCTCCCTTTCCCGGACAAAGAGGCTGTACCAGATTCTCCATAGCTACGTTCCCAAAGAAATCAGGGAAACTGTGAGTGTCACGTCCTACGACGGAAGGGACTGGGGGCATCTGGAAGGTGGCACTTTCCATAAG gtcctGGTGGATGTCCCCTGCACGACGGACAGGCACTCTGTCATGGAGGAGGACAACAACATCTTCCACAAGAGGCGAACCAAGGAGCGTCAGatgttgcccatgctgcagctgcagctgctgat ggctgggatcCTCGCTACGAAGCCGGGAGGAGAGGTGGTGTATTCTACATGCTCCCTCTCCCCGCTGCAGAACGAGCACGTGATCGAGAGAGCAGTAGAAATTGCAGAAACCGAGTTTAACATCAGTATCCACGTTGAGGACTTGAGCCACTTTCGGACACTCTTCCAGGACACGTTTTCCTTCTTCTCGGATTGCCGGCTGGGGGAGCTTGTTCTGCCTCACCTCACAGCCAACTTTGGACCTATGTATTTCTGCAAATTACGTCGGATGTAG
- the UQCRH gene encoding cytochrome b-c1 complex subunit 6, mitochondrial has protein sequence MGLRDSVVHAGEPEEEEEEEELVDPLTTVREHCEQTEKCVKARERLELCDARVSSRSQTEEQCTEELFDFLHARDHCVAHKLFKNLK, from the exons ATGGGGCTGCGCGACAGCGTCGTTCACGCCGGGGAGCCCgag gaggaggaggaggaggaagagctggtg GATCCTTTAACCACGGTCCGTGAGCACTGCGAGCAGACGGAGAAATGCGTGAAGGCGCGGGAGCGGCTGGAGCTGTGCGACGCGCGGGTGTCCTCCAGGTCCCAGACGGAAGAGCAGTGCACAGAGGAGCTTTTTGACTTCTTGCACGCCAGGGACCACTGT GTTGCTCACAAACTCTTTAAGAACCTGAAGTGA